One genomic segment of Nonomuraea coxensis DSM 45129 includes these proteins:
- a CDS encoding alpha/beta fold hydrolase → MRIPGFDYRRVPVAGGVVLNAAVAGSGSPVVLLHGFPQTHLMWRHVAARLATAHTVICPDLRGYGASDKPAETGPGTYSKRTMAADVVALARALGHERFALAGHDRGALVAFRAGLDRPAAITHLACLDVLPTLDMWDVMRGADAAVGFHLYLMAQPPGLPETMIAASADAFFGHFLDLWTGDAGAIPPGVRAAYLDACRAAVPSIVADYRASAGVDAEHDRADRAAGRRLAMPVTVLQQDWGAALGYDAAALWRAWAGDLDHRTVAFGHFMAEEAPAEVAEALRDLLAR, encoded by the coding sequence ATGCGGATCCCAGGCTTCGACTACCGCCGCGTCCCGGTCGCCGGCGGCGTGGTGCTGAACGCGGCCGTCGCCGGCTCCGGCAGCCCCGTCGTGCTGCTGCACGGCTTCCCGCAGACCCATCTGATGTGGCGGCACGTGGCCGCCCGCCTCGCCACCGCCCACACGGTGATCTGCCCCGACCTGCGCGGGTACGGCGCCAGCGACAAACCCGCCGAGACCGGGCCCGGCACCTACAGCAAGCGCACCATGGCCGCCGACGTCGTCGCGCTGGCCCGCGCCCTCGGGCACGAGCGCTTCGCGCTGGCCGGCCACGACCGCGGCGCCCTGGTCGCCTTCCGCGCCGGGCTCGACCGCCCGGCCGCGATCACCCATCTCGCCTGCCTCGACGTCCTGCCCACGCTCGACATGTGGGACGTGATGCGCGGCGCGGACGCGGCCGTCGGCTTCCACCTGTACCTGATGGCGCAGCCGCCCGGTCTGCCCGAGACGATGATCGCGGCGAGCGCGGACGCTTTCTTCGGCCACTTCCTCGACCTGTGGACCGGCGACGCGGGGGCGATCCCGCCCGGCGTCCGGGCCGCCTATCTGGACGCCTGCCGCGCGGCCGTGCCCTCGATCGTGGCCGACTACCGCGCCTCGGCCGGCGTGGACGCCGAGCACGACCGGGCCGACCGGGCGGCGGGCAGGCGCCTCGCCATGCCGGTCACCGTGCTCCAGCAGGACTGGGGCGCGGCGCTCGGCTACGACGCGGCGGCTCTGTGGCGGGCCTGGGCCGGCGATCTGGACCACCGGACCGTCGCTTTCGGCCACTTCATGGCCGAGGAGGCCCCCGCCGAGGTCGCCGAGGCCCTGCGCGACCTGCTCGCCCGGTGA
- a CDS encoding AfsR/SARP family transcriptional regulator produces the protein MGVRFGVLGPVTAWDDAGDTIDVKGPRHRAVLARLIVARRRVVPVELLVADLWEDDPPGGAVGAVRTFVAALRRALEPERPPRAAPRLLVTEGPGYALRAEADAVDAWRFERAVADSGTLPPREALARLEEALGWWRGPAYAEFAGQDWARAERSRLAELRLQAVERRAEARLAVRPAAEAVPDLDAHVAEHPWREDGWRLLALALYRAGRQGDALAVLRRARALLVKELGVDPGPALRRLESDILRQAPHLDPAASGTADTVWARAAAAYDRSAPPGARARLESTVTLMRDLAVTGGAGLEAAGRHRVAAVAAAEELGDAELTARVIGAFDVPAIWTRSDDPAQAALVVAAAERALAALPPDGTRARKATRARLLAAIGLETRGGHGPRGPEAARLAERLARDLDDPALLAFALNAVFMQSFGRAGLSGRRDAVGAELITLSQRHGLVTFEVLGHLVRLQSRCAVGDFAGAGGHAAAAERLAERHERPLVEVFTGWYRALRLDWTSSPAAGAFARVEAAYREAAGLLDGSGMPGLERGLPALALLCARVRRGLPPPQVQDAEGHWGPYEPWIRPLTLAAQSREEEAAAALDEVPDPPRDLLLEAMWCLVARAAVAAGHREAARRARDALAPAAGELAGAGSGLLTLGPVADHLAALTPLVRRASG, from the coding sequence GTGGGGGTGCGGTTCGGGGTGCTGGGGCCGGTGACGGCCTGGGACGACGCCGGCGACACGATCGACGTCAAGGGGCCGCGGCACCGGGCGGTGCTGGCCAGGCTGATCGTCGCCCGCCGCCGCGTCGTCCCCGTGGAGCTGCTGGTGGCCGACCTGTGGGAGGACGACCCGCCGGGCGGCGCGGTGGGCGCGGTGCGGACGTTCGTGGCGGCGCTGCGCCGCGCCCTGGAACCGGAGCGGCCGCCACGCGCCGCGCCGCGGCTGCTGGTCACCGAAGGCCCCGGATACGCGCTGCGCGCCGAGGCCGACGCGGTCGACGCCTGGCGGTTCGAGCGGGCGGTGGCGGACTCCGGCACGCTCCCGCCCCGGGAGGCGCTCGCCCGGCTGGAGGAGGCGCTGGGCTGGTGGCGGGGTCCGGCGTACGCCGAGTTCGCCGGGCAGGACTGGGCGCGGGCCGAGCGTTCACGGCTGGCGGAGCTGCGGCTGCAGGCCGTCGAACGGCGGGCCGAGGCGCGCCTCGCCGTACGCCCGGCGGCCGAGGCGGTGCCCGACCTGGACGCCCACGTGGCCGAGCACCCGTGGCGGGAGGACGGCTGGCGGCTGCTGGCGCTGGCGCTGTACCGGGCGGGGCGGCAAGGGGACGCGCTGGCGGTGCTGCGGCGGGCGCGGGCGCTGCTGGTCAAGGAACTGGGCGTGGATCCGGGGCCGGCACTGCGCCGGCTGGAGTCGGACATCCTGCGCCAGGCGCCGCATCTCGACCCCGCCGCCTCCGGCACGGCGGACACGGTGTGGGCGCGGGCGGCCGCCGCCTACGACCGCAGCGCGCCGCCGGGGGCGCGGGCGCGGCTGGAGTCGACGGTCACCCTCATGCGCGACCTGGCCGTCACGGGCGGCGCGGGGCTGGAGGCGGCCGGTCGGCACCGGGTGGCGGCCGTCGCGGCGGCCGAGGAACTGGGCGACGCCGAGCTGACGGCGCGGGTGATCGGGGCGTTCGACGTACCGGCGATCTGGACCCGGTCCGACGACCCTGCCCAGGCAGCGCTGGTGGTCGCGGCGGCCGAGCGCGCCCTCGCCGCGCTGCCCCCGGACGGGACGCGGGCGCGCAAGGCGACGCGGGCGCGGCTGCTGGCGGCGATCGGGCTGGAGACGCGCGGCGGGCACGGGCCGCGCGGCCCGGAGGCGGCCCGGCTGGCCGAGCGGCTGGCCCGCGACCTGGACGATCCGGCGCTGCTGGCCTTCGCGCTCAACGCCGTGTTCATGCAGAGCTTCGGACGCGCGGGGCTGTCCGGGCGCCGGGACGCCGTCGGGGCCGAGCTGATCACGCTGTCGCAGCGGCACGGGCTGGTCACCTTCGAGGTGCTCGGCCACCTCGTACGGCTGCAGTCACGCTGCGCCGTGGGCGACTTCGCGGGGGCCGGCGGGCACGCCGCCGCGGCGGAACGGCTCGCCGAGCGGCACGAACGGCCGCTGGTGGAGGTGTTCACGGGCTGGTACCGGGCCCTGCGCCTGGACTGGACGAGCTCCCCGGCGGCCGGCGCGTTCGCCCGCGTGGAGGCCGCTTACCGTGAGGCGGCCGGGCTGCTGGACGGGTCAGGGATGCCCGGGCTGGAACGAGGGCTGCCGGCACTGGCGCTGCTGTGCGCGCGGGTCCGCCGCGGCCTGCCGCCCCCACAGGTGCAGGACGCGGAGGGGCACTGGGGGCCGTACGAGCCGTGGATCCGCCCGTTGACGCTGGCCGCCCAGTCCCGGGAGGAGGAGGCCGCGGCGGCGCTGGACGAGGTGCCTGACCCGCCGCGCGACCTGCTGCTGGAGGCCATGTGGTGCCTGGTGGCGCGGGCGGCGGTCGCGGCAGGCCACCGGGAGGCGGCGCGGCGGGCCCGTGACGCGCTGGCCCCCGCGGCCGGTGAGCTGGCGGGCGCGGGCAGCGGCCTGCTCACCCTGGGGCCGGTCGCCGACCACCTGGCCGCGCTCACGCCGCTCGTCCGGCGGGCATCCGGGTGA
- a CDS encoding SDR family NAD(P)-dependent oxidoreductase, whose translation MAARTMILTGASDGIGRAAARILHGRGERVVLVGRSPGKTEALGKELGADFHVADFARLDEVRALARTLLERHPVIDVLANNAGGIMGSRRVTADGHESTFQVNHLAPFLLTTLLLPRLTESRATVINTSSELNRGARLDLDDLDAERRYSGTRAYSNSKLANILFTRELQRRHGAAGLAAASFHPGAVATNFADGTDSLARLVYRTPLKRLMLTPEQGADTLVWLATTPPGEGWEPGGHYARRRPAPTHRLAGDPETARLLWERSEAMLTT comes from the coding sequence ATGGCGGCCAGGACCATGATCCTTACCGGGGCCAGCGACGGCATCGGCCGCGCGGCCGCACGCATCCTGCACGGGCGCGGCGAGCGGGTCGTGCTCGTCGGGCGTTCGCCGGGCAAGACCGAGGCCCTCGGCAAGGAGCTCGGGGCCGACTTCCACGTGGCCGACTTCGCCCGGCTGGACGAGGTGCGGGCGCTGGCGCGGACGCTGCTGGAGCGCCACCCGGTCATCGACGTGCTGGCCAACAACGCCGGCGGCATCATGGGCTCGCGCCGCGTGACGGCCGACGGCCACGAGAGCACCTTCCAGGTCAACCACCTGGCGCCGTTCCTGCTCACCACGCTGCTCCTGCCGCGCCTGACGGAGAGCCGCGCCACCGTGATCAACACCTCCAGCGAGCTCAACCGCGGCGCCCGCCTCGACCTCGACGACCTCGACGCCGAACGCCGCTACTCCGGCACCCGCGCCTACTCCAACTCCAAGCTGGCCAACATCCTGTTCACCCGCGAGCTGCAGCGCCGCCACGGCGCCGCCGGTCTCGCCGCGGCCTCCTTCCATCCCGGAGCGGTCGCGACGAACTTCGCCGACGGCACCGACAGCCTGGCCAGGCTCGTCTACCGCACGCCGCTCAAGCGGCTGATGCTCACGCCCGAGCAGGGCGCCGACACCCTCGTCTGGCTGGCCACCACGCCGCCCGGCGAGGGCTGGGAGCCCGGCGGCCACTACGCCAGACGCCGGCCCGCGCCCACCCACCGCCTGGCCGGCGACCCGGAGACGGCGCGGCTGCTGTGGGAGCGCAGCGAGGCGATGCTCACCACCTGA
- a CDS encoding Lrp/AsnC family transcriptional regulator, whose protein sequence is MLYSAVEYDREPLGQGVEAMCWLTVAPYALAEAGQAVAGHGEVRFAAAVTGRANLAVLVLCRATADLYAYLSDRLGGLTGVRSVETTLTLRRVQALTYAP, encoded by the coding sequence GTGCTCTACTCCGCCGTCGAGTACGACCGCGAGCCGCTCGGCCAGGGCGTCGAGGCGATGTGCTGGCTGACCGTCGCCCCGTACGCGCTCGCCGAGGCCGGGCAGGCGGTGGCGGGGCACGGCGAGGTGCGGTTCGCGGCCGCCGTCACGGGCCGGGCCAACCTCGCCGTCCTGGTGCTCTGCCGTGCCACCGCCGACCTCTACGCCTATCTCAGTGACCGGCTCGGCGGGCTGACCGGCGTGCGGAGCGTGGAGACGACCCTCACCCTGCGCCGCGTCCAGGCCCTCACCTACGCCCCCTGA
- a CDS encoding pirin family protein, with product MPAVTADTLTLPRVAAPDPATATPRPVRSVTTAPSGYEGEGFPVRRAFAGIPQSLLDPFIHMDQMGEVEYAPGEPKGTPWHPHRGFETVTYIIDGVFEHQDSAGGGGTITDGDTQWMTAGSGLLHIEKPPEHLVVSGGLFHGVQLWVNLPRAHKFHAPRYQDIRGRQSALLASADGGTLLRVIAGDLDGHPGPGVTFTPITMVHATLSPGARLDLPWNPGFNALAYVLAGHGTAGPGRRPVAKGQLAVFGAGGSLTLDAAPTQPHAEPNLEVLLLGGQPIREPVVHYGPFVMNTRAEIHQAMEDYRAGRLGVVPAARLPHTGPGKE from the coding sequence ATGCCCGCCGTCACCGCAGACACCCTGACGCTGCCCCGCGTCGCAGCCCCCGACCCGGCCACCGCCACGCCGCGCCCCGTGCGCTCGGTGACGACCGCCCCCAGCGGCTACGAGGGCGAGGGCTTCCCCGTCCGGCGCGCCTTCGCCGGAATCCCCCAGTCGCTGCTCGACCCCTTCATCCACATGGACCAGATGGGCGAGGTCGAGTACGCCCCCGGCGAGCCCAAAGGCACCCCCTGGCACCCGCACCGCGGCTTCGAGACCGTCACCTACATCATCGACGGCGTCTTCGAGCACCAGGACTCCGCCGGCGGCGGCGGCACGATCACCGACGGCGACACCCAATGGATGACCGCCGGCAGCGGCCTGCTCCACATCGAGAAGCCGCCCGAGCACCTGGTCGTCTCCGGCGGGCTGTTCCACGGCGTCCAGCTCTGGGTCAACCTGCCCCGCGCCCACAAGTTCCACGCACCCCGCTACCAGGACATCCGCGGCCGGCAGTCCGCGCTGCTCGCCTCCGCCGACGGCGGCACGCTGCTGCGCGTCATCGCCGGAGACCTGGACGGCCACCCCGGACCCGGCGTCACCTTCACCCCCATCACGATGGTGCACGCCACCCTCAGCCCCGGCGCCCGGCTCGACCTGCCGTGGAACCCCGGCTTCAACGCCCTGGCGTACGTGCTCGCCGGACACGGCACCGCCGGCCCCGGACGACGCCCCGTCGCCAAGGGACAACTGGCCGTCTTCGGCGCGGGCGGCTCGCTCACCCTCGACGCCGCCCCCACCCAGCCCCACGCCGAACCAAACCTGGAGGTGCTGCTCCTCGGCGGGCAGCCCATCCGCGAACCCGTCGTCCACTACGGGCCGTTCGTCATGAACACCCGCGCCGAGATCCACCAGGCCATGGAGGACTACCGGGCCGGCCGCCTCGGCGTCGTCCCCGCCGCCCGCCTCCCCCACACCGGCCCAGGGAAGGAGTGA
- a CDS encoding tetratricopeptide repeat protein has product MLADTYARGRMFFQLKDYIEAARHLAAVVAEAPGDVAARLLLARAYYHSAQLGRAEAELRQVIERDPAEAYAYLLLGRTLERRSRPQEAAPYLRLHAVMTGTA; this is encoded by the coding sequence ATGCTCGCCGACACCTACGCCCGCGGGCGCATGTTCTTCCAGCTCAAGGACTACATCGAAGCCGCCCGCCACCTCGCCGCCGTCGTCGCCGAAGCGCCCGGCGACGTCGCCGCCCGGCTGCTGCTGGCCCGCGCCTACTACCACTCCGCCCAGCTCGGGCGGGCCGAGGCCGAGCTGCGGCAGGTCATCGAGCGCGACCCGGCCGAGGCGTACGCGTACCTGCTGCTCGGCCGGACGCTCGAACGGCGCAGCCGGCCCCAGGAGGCGGCGCCGTACCTGCGGCTGCACGCCGTCATGACGGGCACCGCCTGA
- a CDS encoding helix-turn-helix transcriptional regulator, with protein MPKTSARLLSLLSLLQTRRDWPGALLAERLDVSPRTVRRDVDRLRELGYPITAVKGPDGGYRLAPGADLPPLLFDDDQAVALAIALHQAATTGADIAEAAARALATVRQVMPARLRHRVDALHVTAVEPPATRPRARADSAVLMAISAAVHAREILRFDYASGHEDDAPPRRTEPHHLLTWRGRWYLLAWDLDRHDWRTFRADRITPKIPTGPRFTPREPPTGDVATFIAARFRGSDPAGGTAEWPCQGEVILHQPAADVAPYLHDGVVEELGAGRCRLVLGSWSWHGLAAALGRFDADIEVVGPSSLREAFARLGDRYTRAAAFTK; from the coding sequence ATGCCGAAGACGTCCGCGCGCCTGCTCTCCCTGCTCAGCCTGCTCCAGACCCGCCGCGACTGGCCGGGAGCGCTGCTCGCCGAACGCCTCGACGTCAGCCCCCGCACCGTCCGCCGCGACGTCGACCGCCTGCGCGAACTCGGCTACCCCATCACCGCCGTCAAAGGACCCGACGGCGGCTACCGCCTCGCCCCCGGCGCCGACCTGCCCCCGCTCCTCTTCGACGACGACCAGGCCGTCGCCCTCGCCATCGCCCTCCACCAGGCCGCCACCACCGGCGCCGACATCGCCGAAGCCGCCGCCCGCGCCCTCGCCACCGTCCGCCAGGTCATGCCCGCCCGCCTGCGCCACCGCGTCGACGCCCTCCACGTCACCGCCGTCGAACCCCCCGCCACCCGGCCCCGCGCGCGAGCGGACAGCGCCGTCCTCATGGCCATCAGCGCGGCCGTCCACGCCCGCGAGATCCTCCGCTTCGACTACGCCTCCGGCCACGAGGACGACGCCCCGCCCCGCCGGACCGAGCCCCACCACCTCCTCACCTGGCGCGGACGCTGGTACCTCCTCGCCTGGGACCTCGACCGCCACGACTGGCGCACCTTCCGCGCCGACCGCATCACCCCGAAGATCCCGACCGGCCCCCGCTTCACCCCCCGCGAACCGCCCACCGGCGACGTGGCCACCTTCATCGCCGCCCGCTTCCGGGGCTCCGACCCCGCCGGCGGCACCGCCGAGTGGCCCTGCCAGGGCGAGGTCATCCTCCACCAGCCCGCCGCCGACGTGGCCCCCTACCTCCACGACGGCGTCGTCGAGGAACTCGGCGCCGGCCGCTGCCGGCTCGTCCTCGGCTCCTGGTCGTGGCACGGCCTGGCCGCCGCTCTCGGCCGGTTCGACGCCGACATCGAGGTCGTCGGCCCGTCGTCGTTGAGGGAGGCTTTTGCGCGTCTGGGTGATCGTTACACCAGAGCCGCCGCCTTTACAAAGTAG
- a CDS encoding AMP-binding protein yields the protein MFAKLVELGGFGVEAAVTLTRNGLLGPVPPAALARVVEAYRHFHVTPAAGVAIAAARWPDRTAVVDEAGSLTFGELDARAAGLAAELRRRYAVGPGRTVAVMWPNDRGFPLAIAAVSRLGADLLLLNTGLAGPRLRELLTREGVDVLIAAPDLPPVDFAGPRVSDLDALAAAGLATGSAAEPPRRPGRLVLLTSGTTGTPKGAPRRLSLAELAEPFVSMLSTVPLRGGEPMLIAPPLFHGLGLLWYGAALVLGCPVVLLRRFDADAVLDALAVERAAALVAVPVMLRRLLDRPPRRLPELRVVVSGGSALPPGLAAAFMDAYGEVVYNLYGSTEAGWAALATPAELRAAPGTVGRPPRGATVRVAGPDGAEQPPGEVGRVLVSGGLTFTGAADGLLPTGDLGHRGPDGLLFIDGRDDDMIVSGGENVFPQEVENLLAGRPGVADVAVLGVPDEEYGQRLAAYVVPDPDAPPTADDLRKAVKTELAAYKVPRDVVFVEALPRNQTGKVDRTRLLEQVTG from the coding sequence ATGTTCGCAAAGCTGGTGGAGCTGGGCGGTTTCGGGGTGGAGGCGGCGGTCACGCTGACCCGCAACGGGCTGCTGGGGCCGGTGCCGCCCGCCGCGCTCGCCCGCGTGGTGGAGGCGTACCGGCATTTCCACGTCACCCCGGCGGCCGGGGTGGCGATCGCGGCGGCGCGCTGGCCGGACCGCACGGCGGTGGTGGACGAGGCGGGCTCGCTGACGTTCGGCGAGCTGGACGCGCGGGCCGCCGGCCTCGCGGCCGAGCTGCGGCGGCGGTACGCGGTGGGGCCGGGGCGCACGGTCGCGGTCATGTGGCCCAACGACCGGGGCTTCCCGCTGGCGATCGCGGCGGTGTCGCGGCTCGGCGCGGACCTGCTGCTGCTCAACACCGGGCTCGCCGGGCCGCGGCTGCGCGAGCTGCTGACGCGGGAGGGCGTGGACGTGCTCATCGCCGCGCCGGACCTGCCGCCGGTCGACTTCGCCGGGCCGCGGGTGAGCGATCTCGACGCGCTCGCCGCCGCCGGCCTGGCCACCGGCTCCGCCGCCGAGCCGCCGCGCCGGCCGGGGCGGCTGGTGCTGCTGACGTCCGGCACCACCGGAACGCCCAAGGGCGCTCCGCGGCGCCTGTCGCTGGCCGAGCTGGCCGAGCCGTTCGTGTCGATGCTGAGCACGGTGCCGCTGCGCGGCGGCGAGCCGATGCTCATCGCGCCGCCGCTGTTCCACGGCCTCGGGCTGCTCTGGTACGGGGCCGCGCTGGTGCTGGGCTGCCCGGTCGTGCTGCTGCGCCGCTTCGACGCCGACGCCGTGCTGGACGCGCTGGCCGTCGAGCGGGCCGCGGCGCTGGTGGCCGTGCCCGTCATGCTGCGCCGGCTGCTGGACCGGCCGCCGCGCCGCCTGCCGGAGCTGCGGGTGGTGGTCTCGGGCGGCTCGGCGCTGCCGCCCGGCCTGGCCGCCGCGTTCATGGACGCGTACGGCGAGGTCGTCTACAACCTGTACGGCTCCACGGAGGCCGGCTGGGCGGCCCTGGCCACGCCCGCCGAGCTGCGCGCCGCGCCCGGCACCGTGGGCCGCCCGCCGCGGGGCGCGACCGTCCGCGTGGCGGGCCCGGACGGCGCGGAGCAGCCGCCCGGCGAGGTGGGCCGGGTGCTGGTGTCGGGCGGGCTGACGTTCACGGGCGCGGCCGACGGCCTGCTGCCGACCGGCGACCTCGGCCACCGGGGCCCGGACGGGCTGCTGTTCATCGACGGCCGCGACGACGACATGATCGTCTCCGGTGGCGAGAACGTCTTCCCGCAGGAGGTCGAGAACCTGCTGGCCGGACGGCCGGGCGTGGCCGACGTGGCGGTGCTGGGCGTGCCCGACGAGGAGTACGGGCAGCGGCTGGCCGCGTACGTGGTGCCCGACCCGGACGCGCCGCCGACGGCCGACGACCTGCGGAAGGCGGTCAAGACGGAGCTGGCGGCGTACAAGGTGCCGCGCGACGTGGTGTTCGTCGAGGCGCTGCCGCGCAACCAGACGGGCAAGGTCGACCGGACCAGGCTCCTGGAGCAGGTCACGGGCTGA
- a CDS encoding ATP-binding protein — protein sequence MDLLKVDFDEGSLVRARRAVLACARGQGVTGERLGDLLSAVNECLVNAIEHGGGRGRLRLWRETGPGGGRLVCEVADDGDGIPVEVLKRESLPAASAPGGRGIWLTRRLSDEVVFLTGPAGTTVRLVLELAAPVRAARAPVTGSCTE from the coding sequence ATGGACCTGCTGAAGGTGGACTTCGACGAGGGCTCGCTGGTACGCGCCCGCCGCGCGGTCCTGGCCTGCGCCCGCGGCCAGGGAGTGACCGGCGAGCGGCTGGGCGATCTGCTGTCGGCGGTCAACGAGTGCCTGGTCAACGCGATCGAGCACGGCGGCGGGCGGGGCCGGCTGCGCCTGTGGCGCGAGACCGGCCCCGGGGGCGGCAGACTGGTCTGCGAGGTCGCCGACGACGGGGACGGCATCCCGGTCGAGGTCCTGAAGCGCGAGTCGCTGCCGGCGGCCTCCGCCCCGGGCGGGCGCGGCATCTGGCTGACGCGCCGCCTGTCCGACGAGGTGGTCTTCCTCACCGGGCCCGCCGGCACCACCGTCCGCCTGGTGCTGGAGCTGGCCGCGCCGGTCAGGGCGGCCCGCGCCCCGGTGACGGGTTCCTGCACGGAGTGA
- a CDS encoding TIGR03619 family F420-dependent LLM class oxidoreductase: MKFGTSYNTAHFGPDPEHLVAFARQAEACGFESLCVPEHVVLYRGARIGPFELPPSLPYLDPLDCLAFVAGATRRILLGTAVLLIPYHHPVILAKRLATVDVLSGGRMRLLTVGIGALAGEARAAGVDFATRGRRADEAIDVLRLLWAGGEDGVGHQGEFHAFDGLCSYPKPLGGAGLPVHVGGSSRAAARRAGLRGDGYFPGGRLDARERAGQWELARATAAGAGRDPGALEYTRWGAVDLTEDDVEALAAQGVTRIVVSPGAAGPEERLDELAAFAARFGLSS, from the coding sequence GTGAAGTTCGGAACCAGCTACAACACCGCCCACTTCGGCCCCGACCCGGAGCACCTCGTGGCGTTCGCCCGCCAGGCCGAGGCGTGCGGGTTCGAGTCCCTGTGCGTGCCGGAGCACGTCGTCCTGTACCGGGGCGCGCGGATCGGGCCGTTCGAACTGCCGCCGTCGCTGCCGTACCTGGACCCGCTCGACTGCCTGGCCTTCGTCGCCGGCGCGACCCGGCGCATCCTGCTCGGCACCGCCGTGCTGCTGATCCCGTACCACCATCCGGTGATCCTCGCCAAGCGGCTGGCCACCGTGGACGTGCTGTCCGGCGGCCGGATGCGGCTGCTCACCGTGGGGATCGGCGCGCTGGCCGGCGAGGCGCGGGCGGCCGGGGTGGACTTCGCGACCCGGGGCCGGCGCGCCGACGAGGCCATCGACGTGCTGCGGCTGCTGTGGGCGGGCGGCGAGGACGGCGTCGGCCACCAGGGGGAGTTCCACGCCTTCGACGGCCTGTGCAGTTACCCCAAGCCCCTCGGCGGAGCCGGCCTGCCGGTGCACGTCGGCGGGTCGAGCCGGGCCGCCGCGCGCCGGGCCGGGCTGCGGGGCGACGGCTACTTCCCCGGCGGGCGGCTCGACGCGCGGGAGCGGGCCGGGCAGTGGGAACTGGCGAGGGCGACGGCGGCCGGGGCGGGACGGGACCCCGGCGCCCTGGAGTACACCCGCTGGGGAGCCGTCGACCTGACCGAGGACGACGTCGAGGCGCTGGCCGCGCAGGGCGTGACGCGGATCGTCGTCAGCCCTGGCGCCGCCGGCCCGGAGGAGCGGCTGGACGAACTGGCGGCGTTCGCGGCACGTTTCGGCCTGTCCTCCTGA